Proteins encoded by one window of Thiovulum sp. ES:
- a CDS encoding putative O-methyltransferase (PFAM: Methyltransferase small domain), producing the protein MSKTVFYQPSSGYRYNSDTLFLWDFISKSRVSGNVLDVGSGSGVLGVLLKRDFPKTELHSAEKQEIFQELTKRNSEINGVENRVFSGDFTEIDFGIQFDLIVSNPPFYNPAVIQSKDTVLNTARYSQHLPIDKFFKKVARILKERGRFIFCYDVKEFVNLGIELEKNRLKIERIRFVYPKEEKNSSLIMIETRKGSKSALKVEPPLINFSDEVEEIYKKANTYTLNF; encoded by the coding sequence TTGTCTAAAACAGTTTTTTATCAGCCCTCGAGTGGCTATCGATACAATTCAGACACTCTATTTCTTTGGGATTTTATTTCCAAAAGTAGAGTTTCTGGAAATGTTCTTGATGTTGGTTCTGGAAGTGGAGTTTTAGGAGTTCTTTTAAAAAGGGATTTTCCAAAAACAGAACTCCACTCAGCGGAAAAACAGGAAATTTTTCAGGAACTCACAAAAAGAAATTCAGAGATAAATGGAGTTGAGAACAGAGTTTTTAGCGGAGATTTTACGGAAATAGATTTTGGAATTCAATTTGACCTCATCGTGAGTAATCCACCATTTTATAACCCCGCAGTTATTCAGAGCAAAGATACAGTTTTAAACACAGCTCGATATTCCCAACACCTTCCAATTGATAAATTTTTTAAAAAAGTTGCAAGAATTTTAAAAGAGCGAGGTCGCTTTATTTTCTGTTATGATGTAAAAGAGTTTGTAAATCTTGGAATTGAATTAGAAAAAAATCGTTTAAAAATAGAGAGAATCCGTTTTGTTTATCCAAAAGAGGAAAAAAACAGTTCTCTTATTATGATAGAAACTAGAAAAGGCTCAAAGTCTGCTCTTAAAGTCGAACCACCACTAATCAATTTTAGCGATGAGGTAGAAGAAATCTATAAAAAAGCAAATACATATACTTTGAATTTTTAA
- a CDS encoding response regulator containing a CheY-like receiver domain and a GGDEF domain (PFAM: Response regulator receiver domain) — protein MSSLLQKEEQKHSVLIIESNKKLLKNMQYVFAGIYKTKIVFSIDEAIEEFDEGYRPDLILSNSEFVYTEDFAYLPEKIHGFELLDFLKSSKDEEVKNTPVIFVISPNNHQEMTALLERGAVDIVYNPINYLELYSRIDLRIEKSLERKKLSSSLKNIMEDMRNRNKKNLDFRTQIFSKHKEAISKYENEISQLQEEVVEKRRETEMLKINLQNLSRENNELFNELNFLRVKKSSAKKMTDNTTSVSLDDLKDNEVDAIERIYGYINKNYLFEEELIKVISDKILQSEIDFKKMDNFNFINNVIKIVKKFTREELMVVSQQSEASRFRERLNKHIEGLLEYIAKNHINKYLFYFAVKLLEVVGTKDETATRFLRFYDGRVEIGPNGVRYQKPVIGGKENSWNMVTIMQIINQRANGYTIVQEQEENIKKFNEQVNSVLAKVKQIATKYKSLLDGKIQKDMNPEQTIEVLESILKNAESSAEVEKDLETVEVLGMDYNRIKDEKKGFVAKYAKQVAYYKPTEEKFAKVASSLSKVMLKVKVV, from the coding sequence ATGAGTAGTTTATTACAAAAGGAAGAGCAAAAACATAGTGTTTTGATTATCGAGTCAAACAAAAAACTTCTGAAAAATATGCAGTATGTTTTTGCGGGAATTTATAAAACAAAAATTGTTTTTTCAATTGATGAAGCGATTGAAGAGTTTGACGAAGGTTACAGACCAGATTTAATTTTGAGTAATTCTGAATTTGTTTATACCGAAGATTTCGCTTATTTACCAGAGAAGATTCACGGTTTTGAGCTTTTAGATTTTTTAAAAAGTTCAAAAGATGAAGAAGTTAAAAACACTCCTGTAATTTTTGTGATTTCTCCAAATAATCACCAAGAGATGACAGCTCTTTTAGAGAGAGGTGCTGTTGATATTGTCTATAATCCTATAAATTATCTTGAACTATATTCAAGAATTGATTTAAGAATTGAAAAGTCTCTTGAAAGAAAAAAATTGTCTTCATCTTTAAAAAATATTATGGAAGATATGAGAAATCGAAACAAGAAAAATCTTGATTTCCGAACTCAAATTTTCTCAAAACATAAAGAAGCCATCTCAAAATATGAGAATGAAATTTCTCAATTACAAGAGGAGGTTGTTGAAAAAAGACGAGAAACTGAAATGTTAAAAATAAACTTACAGAATTTAAGTCGAGAAAACAACGAGCTTTTTAATGAATTGAATTTCTTAAGAGTCAAAAAGAGTTCAGCTAAAAAGATGACTGATAACACAACAAGCGTTTCTCTTGATGATCTAAAAGATAACGAAGTTGATGCGATTGAGAGAATTTATGGATATATTAATAAGAATTATCTTTTTGAAGAAGAGCTTATAAAAGTTATTTCAGACAAAATTCTGCAATCTGAAATTGATTTCAAAAAAATGGACAATTTCAACTTTATCAATAATGTTATTAAGATTGTTAAGAAATTTACAAGAGAAGAGTTGATGGTTGTTTCCCAGCAATCTGAAGCTTCGAGATTCCGAGAACGACTCAATAAACATATTGAGGGACTTTTAGAATATATAGCAAAAAATCACATAAACAAATACCTTTTCTATTTTGCAGTTAAACTCCTCGAAGTTGTTGGAACAAAAGATGAGACTGCGACTCGTTTCCTCCGTTTTTATGATGGTCGAGTTGAAATTGGTCCAAATGGTGTTCGTTATCAAAAACCTGTTATTGGCGGAAAAGAGAACTCTTGGAATATGGTAACAATTATGCAAATTATCAATCAAAGAGCCAACGGATACACAATTGTTCAGGAGCAAGAGGAAAATATCAAGAAGTTTAATGAGCAAGTAAACAGTGTTCTTGCAAAAGTTAAGCAGATTGCAACAAAATACAAGTCTCTTTTAGATGGAAAAATTCAGAAAGATATGAATCCTGAACAGACAATTGAAGTTCTTGAGAGTATATTAAAAAATGCCGAAAGTAGTGCGGAGGTTGAGAAAGACCTTGAAACTGTCGAAGTTCTTGGCATGGATTACAACAGAATAAAAGATGAGAAAAAAGGTTTTGTTGCAAAATATGCGAAACAGGTCGCTTACTATAAACCAACAGAAGAGAAGTTTGCAAAAGTTGCAAGTTCGCTTTCAAAAGTCATGTTAAAAGTAAAAGTTGTCTAA